In a genomic window of Hippoglossus stenolepis isolate QCI-W04-F060 chromosome 15, HSTE1.2, whole genome shotgun sequence:
- the slc8a2a gene encoding sodium/calcium exchanger 2a isoform X2, with protein MGRLPVHLSPPILLLLLLLLAHPSTPFRPQVLERASSPDDEPQPTGNSTVSGLKCAGVVVCRPGVLLPVWLPLNPPLGEQAGRAIIYFLCLMYMFLGVSILADRFMASIEVITSQEKEVTITKPNGETTVTTVRIWNETVSNLTLMALGSSAPEILLSVIEVCGHNFDAGELGPGTIVGSAAFNMFVIIGLCVWVIPDGESRKIKHLRVFFITSFWSIFAYVWLYLILAVISPGIVEVWEAAVTLLYFPVCVVLAWIADRRLLFYKYMHKRYRADKRHGIVVEMEGDLEPKGIDMIMDGKLSDRSACPGNSSSVTVSVQTGNELDQSQEEVIRILKDLKEKHPDKDLDQLIEMANYSALVHQKKSRAFYRVQVTRMMIGAGNILRKHAAEHARRTAGQESDKATCSHICFESAQYQCTENCGSLSLGVILEGGTGQNTFYVDYCTENGSANAGADYEFTEGTLVFKPGETRKEIKVSILDDDIFEEDEHFSVRLQKLRLEEGANEGTGNPSKGRLVEPLIATITILDDDHAGIFTFGQRVLRVSESTGMLTVTVVRNSGSRGTVAVPYHTEDGSAKAGVDYEETGGELEFTNEQTSKTLQVRIINVEEYEKQETFFVVLEDPKWLKRGLSGNPSPEEEEARRISEMGKPILGEHSRLEVIIEESCEFKTPNGVLDQNTVDKLLKDTNLAVVIGTHSWREQFIEAVTVSAGDEDEGQEQRMPNCLDYFVHIVCLFWKVAFACIPPTDIWNGWACFLVSISVIGFLTAFIGDLASHFGCTVGLRDAVTAVVFVALGTSLPDTFASKVAATQDQYADASVGNVTGSNAVNVFLGIGVAWSVAAVYWEVKGKVFRVDPGSLAFSVTLFTIFAFFTMGVLMIRRRPSIGGELGGPRIPKIITTLLLFGLWFLYILFSSLEAYCHIQGF; from the exons ATGGGACGCCTTCCAGTTCACCTCTCCccacccatcctcctcctcctcttgctcctcctGGCCCACCCCAGCACTCCCTTCAGGCCACAGGTTTTGGAGCGGGCATCTAGCCCTGATGATGAGCCTCAGCCCACAGGCAACTCTACGGTATCTGGGCTCAAGTGTGCAGGCGTCGTAGTGTGTAGACCTGGTGTCCTGCTGCCGGTATGGCTGCCGCTCAACCCTCCACTGGGGGAGCAAGCGGGGAGGGCTATCATCTACTTCCTCTGTCTCATGTACATGTTTCTGGGTGTGTCCATCTTGGCAGACCGCTTCATGGCATCCATAGAGGTCATCACCTCTCAG gagaaggaggtgaCCATCACCAAACCTAATGGTGAAACGACAGTGACAACTGTGAGGATCTGGAATGAGACTGTGTCCAACCTCACACTCATGGCCCTGGGCTCCTCTGCACCTGAGATCCTGCTCTCGGTCATTGAG GTGTGTGGGCACAACTTTGATGCAGGCGAGCTCGGCCCGGGCACCATAGTGGGCAGCGCTGCCTTCAATATGTTTGTGATaattggtctgtgtgtgtgggtgatcCCTGACGGAGAGTCTCGCAAGATCAAACACCTGCGCGTGTTTTTTATTACGTCTTTCTGGAGTATTTTCGCCTACGTTTGGCTCTACCTCATACTGGCTGTCATCTCACCAGGGATTGTAGAG GTGTGGGAGGCCGCAGTGACGCTGCTTTACTTTCCGGTGTGTGTGGTCTTGGCTTGGATTGCTGACCGTCGCCTACTATTCTACAAATACATGCATAAGCGTTACCGCGCTGACAAGCGGCATGGCATTGTTGTGGAAATGGAGGGTGACCTCGAGCCCAAAGGCATTGACATGATCATGGATGGAAAGTTGTCGGACAGAAGCGCATGCCCTGGAAACTCCTCCAGTGTGACGGTCTCTGTGCAGACAGGCAATGAACTAGACCAGAGCCAAGAGGAG GTGATTCGCATCCTTAAAGACCTGAAGGAGAAACATCCAGACAAAGACTTGGACCAGCTGATTGAAATGGCCAACTACTCTGCCCTGGTCCACCAGAAGAAGAGCCGCGCCTTCTACCGTGTCCAGGTGACACGCATGATGATCGGTGCCGGTAATATATTAAGGAAACATGCTGCTGAGCATGCACGCCGCACGGCAGGCCAGGAGTCCGACAAGGCCACATGCTCGCACATCTGCTTCGAAAGTGCCCAGTACCAGTGCACTGAGAACTGTGGCTCTCTGAGCCTGGGGGTGATCCTGGAGGGGGGCACAGGTCAGAACACTTTCTATGTGGACTACTGTACAGAAAATGGCTCCGCCAACGCTGGGGCGGACTACGAATTCACTGAGGGAACCCTGGTGTTTAAGCCAGGGGAGACACGCAAAGAGATCAAG GTCAGCATCTTGGACGATGACATCTTTGAGGAGGATGAGCATTTCTCTGTGCGTCTTCAGAAACTGAGGTTAGAAGAAGGTGCAAATGAAGGGACAGGAAATCCATCCAAGGGTAGACTAGTGGAGCCGCTGATTGCCACCATCACTATCTTGGACGATGACCACGCCGGCATCTTCACCTTTGGTCAGCGGGTGCTGCGGGTGAGTGAGAGCACGGGCATGCTGACGGTGACGGTGGTGAGGAACTCAGGCTCCAGGGGCACTGTAGCTGTGCCATACCATACAGAGGATGGCAGTGCCAAGGCGGGGGTGGACTATGAGGAGACCGGAGGGGAGCTGGAATTCACCAATGAACAAACCAG TAAGACGTTACAAGTGCGCATCATAAATGTGGAAGAATATGAAAAGCAGGAAACCTTCTTTGTTGTGCTTGAGGATCCCAAATGGCTGAAGCGAGGACTCTCTG GAAACCCTagccctgaggaggaggaggccaggaGGATCTCTGAGATGGGTAAACCCATTTTAGGAGAGCACAGCAGGCTGGAGGTGATCATAGAGGAGTCCTGCGAGTTCaag actcccAATGGAGTACTTGACCAG AACACTGTGGACAAGCTCCTGAAGGACACTAACCTGGCTGTAGTGATTGGCACTCATTCATGGAGAGAGCAGTTCATTGAAGCAGTCACAGTCAGTGCAG gtgatgaagatgagggacAAGAGCAGCGAATGCCCAACTGCTTAGACTACTTCGTGCACATAGTGTGCTTATTTTGGAAGGTTGCGTTTGCCTGTATCCCGCCCACCGATATCTGGAATGGCTGGGCGTGCTTCTTAGTATCAATCTCTGTCATTGGTTTCTTGACCGCCTTTATCGGAGACCTGGCCTCCCACTTTGGCTGCACCGTGGGCCTGCGAGACGCTGTCACTGCAGTGGTCTTTGTGGCATTGGGGACTTCACTTCCTG aTACGTTTGCCAGTAAAGTGGCTGCCACTCAGGACCAGTATGCAGATGCATCAGTGGGAAATGTGACTGGAAGCAATgcagttaatgtgtttttgggTATTGGGGTGGCCTGGTCTGTGGCTGCTGTGTATTGGGAAGTCAAAGGTAAGGTCTTCCGTGTGGACCCTGGCTCGTTGGCCTTCTCCGTCACACTCTTCACCATTTTTGCCTTCTTCACTATGGGAGTGTTGATGATTCGCCGGAGGCCGTCCATTGGCGGCGAACTGGGAGGCCCACGGATCCCTAAAATCATCACCACACTGCTTTTGTTTGGACTCTGGTTCCTCTACATCCTCTTCTCCAGCTTGGAGGCCTATTGCCATATACAAGGCTTCTGA
- the slc8a2a gene encoding sodium/calcium exchanger 2a isoform X1 has protein sequence MGRLPVHLSPPILLLLLLLLAHPSTPFRPQVLERASSPDDEPQPTGNSTVSGLKCAGVVVCRPGVLLPVWLPLNPPLGEQAGRAIIYFLCLMYMFLGVSILADRFMASIEVITSQEKEVTITKPNGETTVTTVRIWNETVSNLTLMALGSSAPEILLSVIEVCGHNFDAGELGPGTIVGSAAFNMFVIIGLCVWVIPDGESRKIKHLRVFFITSFWSIFAYVWLYLILAVISPGIVEVWEAAVTLLYFPVCVVLAWIADRRLLFYKYMHKRYRADKRHGIVVEMEGDLEPKGIDMIMDGKLSDRSACPGNSSSVTVSVQTGNELDQSQEEVIRILKDLKEKHPDKDLDQLIEMANYSALVHQKKSRAFYRVQVTRMMIGAGNILRKHAAEHARRTAGQESDKATCSHICFESAQYQCTENCGSLSLGVILEGGTGQNTFYVDYCTENGSANAGADYEFTEGTLVFKPGETRKEIKVSILDDDIFEEDEHFSVRLQKLRLEEGANEGTGNPSKGRLVEPLIATITILDDDHAGIFTFGQRVLRVSESTGMLTVTVVRNSGSRGTVAVPYHTEDGSAKAGVDYEETGGELEFTNEQTSKTLQVRIINVEEYEKQETFFVVLEDPKWLKRGLSALLLNQGNPSPEEEEARRISEMGKPILGEHSRLEVIIEESCEFKTPNGVLDQNTVDKLLKDTNLAVVIGTHSWREQFIEAVTVSAGDEDEGQEQRMPNCLDYFVHIVCLFWKVAFACIPPTDIWNGWACFLVSISVIGFLTAFIGDLASHFGCTVGLRDAVTAVVFVALGTSLPDTFASKVAATQDQYADASVGNVTGSNAVNVFLGIGVAWSVAAVYWEVKGKVFRVDPGSLAFSVTLFTIFAFFTMGVLMIRRRPSIGGELGGPRIPKIITTLLLFGLWFLYILFSSLEAYCHIQGF, from the exons ATGGGACGCCTTCCAGTTCACCTCTCCccacccatcctcctcctcctcttgctcctcctGGCCCACCCCAGCACTCCCTTCAGGCCACAGGTTTTGGAGCGGGCATCTAGCCCTGATGATGAGCCTCAGCCCACAGGCAACTCTACGGTATCTGGGCTCAAGTGTGCAGGCGTCGTAGTGTGTAGACCTGGTGTCCTGCTGCCGGTATGGCTGCCGCTCAACCCTCCACTGGGGGAGCAAGCGGGGAGGGCTATCATCTACTTCCTCTGTCTCATGTACATGTTTCTGGGTGTGTCCATCTTGGCAGACCGCTTCATGGCATCCATAGAGGTCATCACCTCTCAG gagaaggaggtgaCCATCACCAAACCTAATGGTGAAACGACAGTGACAACTGTGAGGATCTGGAATGAGACTGTGTCCAACCTCACACTCATGGCCCTGGGCTCCTCTGCACCTGAGATCCTGCTCTCGGTCATTGAG GTGTGTGGGCACAACTTTGATGCAGGCGAGCTCGGCCCGGGCACCATAGTGGGCAGCGCTGCCTTCAATATGTTTGTGATaattggtctgtgtgtgtgggtgatcCCTGACGGAGAGTCTCGCAAGATCAAACACCTGCGCGTGTTTTTTATTACGTCTTTCTGGAGTATTTTCGCCTACGTTTGGCTCTACCTCATACTGGCTGTCATCTCACCAGGGATTGTAGAG GTGTGGGAGGCCGCAGTGACGCTGCTTTACTTTCCGGTGTGTGTGGTCTTGGCTTGGATTGCTGACCGTCGCCTACTATTCTACAAATACATGCATAAGCGTTACCGCGCTGACAAGCGGCATGGCATTGTTGTGGAAATGGAGGGTGACCTCGAGCCCAAAGGCATTGACATGATCATGGATGGAAAGTTGTCGGACAGAAGCGCATGCCCTGGAAACTCCTCCAGTGTGACGGTCTCTGTGCAGACAGGCAATGAACTAGACCAGAGCCAAGAGGAG GTGATTCGCATCCTTAAAGACCTGAAGGAGAAACATCCAGACAAAGACTTGGACCAGCTGATTGAAATGGCCAACTACTCTGCCCTGGTCCACCAGAAGAAGAGCCGCGCCTTCTACCGTGTCCAGGTGACACGCATGATGATCGGTGCCGGTAATATATTAAGGAAACATGCTGCTGAGCATGCACGCCGCACGGCAGGCCAGGAGTCCGACAAGGCCACATGCTCGCACATCTGCTTCGAAAGTGCCCAGTACCAGTGCACTGAGAACTGTGGCTCTCTGAGCCTGGGGGTGATCCTGGAGGGGGGCACAGGTCAGAACACTTTCTATGTGGACTACTGTACAGAAAATGGCTCCGCCAACGCTGGGGCGGACTACGAATTCACTGAGGGAACCCTGGTGTTTAAGCCAGGGGAGACACGCAAAGAGATCAAG GTCAGCATCTTGGACGATGACATCTTTGAGGAGGATGAGCATTTCTCTGTGCGTCTTCAGAAACTGAGGTTAGAAGAAGGTGCAAATGAAGGGACAGGAAATCCATCCAAGGGTAGACTAGTGGAGCCGCTGATTGCCACCATCACTATCTTGGACGATGACCACGCCGGCATCTTCACCTTTGGTCAGCGGGTGCTGCGGGTGAGTGAGAGCACGGGCATGCTGACGGTGACGGTGGTGAGGAACTCAGGCTCCAGGGGCACTGTAGCTGTGCCATACCATACAGAGGATGGCAGTGCCAAGGCGGGGGTGGACTATGAGGAGACCGGAGGGGAGCTGGAATTCACCAATGAACAAACCAG TAAGACGTTACAAGTGCGCATCATAAATGTGGAAGAATATGAAAAGCAGGAAACCTTCTTTGTTGTGCTTGAGGATCCCAAATGGCTGAAGCGAGGACTCTCTG CGTTGTTGTTAAACCAAG GAAACCCTagccctgaggaggaggaggccaggaGGATCTCTGAGATGGGTAAACCCATTTTAGGAGAGCACAGCAGGCTGGAGGTGATCATAGAGGAGTCCTGCGAGTTCaag actcccAATGGAGTACTTGACCAG AACACTGTGGACAAGCTCCTGAAGGACACTAACCTGGCTGTAGTGATTGGCACTCATTCATGGAGAGAGCAGTTCATTGAAGCAGTCACAGTCAGTGCAG gtgatgaagatgagggacAAGAGCAGCGAATGCCCAACTGCTTAGACTACTTCGTGCACATAGTGTGCTTATTTTGGAAGGTTGCGTTTGCCTGTATCCCGCCCACCGATATCTGGAATGGCTGGGCGTGCTTCTTAGTATCAATCTCTGTCATTGGTTTCTTGACCGCCTTTATCGGAGACCTGGCCTCCCACTTTGGCTGCACCGTGGGCCTGCGAGACGCTGTCACTGCAGTGGTCTTTGTGGCATTGGGGACTTCACTTCCTG aTACGTTTGCCAGTAAAGTGGCTGCCACTCAGGACCAGTATGCAGATGCATCAGTGGGAAATGTGACTGGAAGCAATgcagttaatgtgtttttgggTATTGGGGTGGCCTGGTCTGTGGCTGCTGTGTATTGGGAAGTCAAAGGTAAGGTCTTCCGTGTGGACCCTGGCTCGTTGGCCTTCTCCGTCACACTCTTCACCATTTTTGCCTTCTTCACTATGGGAGTGTTGATGATTCGCCGGAGGCCGTCCATTGGCGGCGAACTGGGAGGCCCACGGATCCCTAAAATCATCACCACACTGCTTTTGTTTGGACTCTGGTTCCTCTACATCCTCTTCTCCAGCTTGGAGGCCTATTGCCATATACAAGGCTTCTGA
- the slc8a2a gene encoding sodium/calcium exchanger 2a isoform X3, with product MGRLPVHLSPPILLLLLLLLAHPSTPFRPQVLERASSPDDEPQPTGNSTVSGLKCAGVVVCRPGVLLPVWLPLNPPLGEQAGRAIIYFLCLMYMFLGVSILADRFMASIEVITSQEKEVTITKPNGETTVTTVRIWNETVSNLTLMALGSSAPEILLSVIEVCGHNFDAGELGPGTIVGSAAFNMFVIIGLCVWVIPDGESRKIKHLRVFFITSFWSIFAYVWLYLILAVISPGIVEVWEAAVTLLYFPVCVVLAWIADRRLLFYKYMHKRYRADKRHGIVVEMEGDLEPKGIDMIMDGKLSDRSACPGNSSSVTVSVQTGNELDQSQEEVIRILKDLKEKHPDKDLDQLIEMANYSALVHQKKSRAFYRVQVTRMMIGAGNILRKHAAEHARRTAGQESDKATCSHICFESAQYQCTENCGSLSLGVILEGGTGQNTFYVDYCTENGSANAGADYEFTEGTLVFKPGETRKEIKVSILDDDIFEEDEHFSVRLQKLRLEEGANEGTGNPSKGRLVEPLIATITILDDDHAGIFTFGQRVLRVSESTGMLTVTVVRNSGSRGTVAVPYHTEDGSAKAGVDYEETGGELEFTNEQTSKTLQVRIINVEEYEKQETFFVVLEDPKWLKRGLSALLLNQGNPSPEEEEARRISEMGKPILGEHSRLEVIIEESCEFKNTVDKLLKDTNLAVVIGTHSWREQFIEAVTVSAGDEDEGQEQRMPNCLDYFVHIVCLFWKVAFACIPPTDIWNGWACFLVSISVIGFLTAFIGDLASHFGCTVGLRDAVTAVVFVALGTSLPDTFASKVAATQDQYADASVGNVTGSNAVNVFLGIGVAWSVAAVYWEVKGKVFRVDPGSLAFSVTLFTIFAFFTMGVLMIRRRPSIGGELGGPRIPKIITTLLLFGLWFLYILFSSLEAYCHIQGF from the exons ATGGGACGCCTTCCAGTTCACCTCTCCccacccatcctcctcctcctcttgctcctcctGGCCCACCCCAGCACTCCCTTCAGGCCACAGGTTTTGGAGCGGGCATCTAGCCCTGATGATGAGCCTCAGCCCACAGGCAACTCTACGGTATCTGGGCTCAAGTGTGCAGGCGTCGTAGTGTGTAGACCTGGTGTCCTGCTGCCGGTATGGCTGCCGCTCAACCCTCCACTGGGGGAGCAAGCGGGGAGGGCTATCATCTACTTCCTCTGTCTCATGTACATGTTTCTGGGTGTGTCCATCTTGGCAGACCGCTTCATGGCATCCATAGAGGTCATCACCTCTCAG gagaaggaggtgaCCATCACCAAACCTAATGGTGAAACGACAGTGACAACTGTGAGGATCTGGAATGAGACTGTGTCCAACCTCACACTCATGGCCCTGGGCTCCTCTGCACCTGAGATCCTGCTCTCGGTCATTGAG GTGTGTGGGCACAACTTTGATGCAGGCGAGCTCGGCCCGGGCACCATAGTGGGCAGCGCTGCCTTCAATATGTTTGTGATaattggtctgtgtgtgtgggtgatcCCTGACGGAGAGTCTCGCAAGATCAAACACCTGCGCGTGTTTTTTATTACGTCTTTCTGGAGTATTTTCGCCTACGTTTGGCTCTACCTCATACTGGCTGTCATCTCACCAGGGATTGTAGAG GTGTGGGAGGCCGCAGTGACGCTGCTTTACTTTCCGGTGTGTGTGGTCTTGGCTTGGATTGCTGACCGTCGCCTACTATTCTACAAATACATGCATAAGCGTTACCGCGCTGACAAGCGGCATGGCATTGTTGTGGAAATGGAGGGTGACCTCGAGCCCAAAGGCATTGACATGATCATGGATGGAAAGTTGTCGGACAGAAGCGCATGCCCTGGAAACTCCTCCAGTGTGACGGTCTCTGTGCAGACAGGCAATGAACTAGACCAGAGCCAAGAGGAG GTGATTCGCATCCTTAAAGACCTGAAGGAGAAACATCCAGACAAAGACTTGGACCAGCTGATTGAAATGGCCAACTACTCTGCCCTGGTCCACCAGAAGAAGAGCCGCGCCTTCTACCGTGTCCAGGTGACACGCATGATGATCGGTGCCGGTAATATATTAAGGAAACATGCTGCTGAGCATGCACGCCGCACGGCAGGCCAGGAGTCCGACAAGGCCACATGCTCGCACATCTGCTTCGAAAGTGCCCAGTACCAGTGCACTGAGAACTGTGGCTCTCTGAGCCTGGGGGTGATCCTGGAGGGGGGCACAGGTCAGAACACTTTCTATGTGGACTACTGTACAGAAAATGGCTCCGCCAACGCTGGGGCGGACTACGAATTCACTGAGGGAACCCTGGTGTTTAAGCCAGGGGAGACACGCAAAGAGATCAAG GTCAGCATCTTGGACGATGACATCTTTGAGGAGGATGAGCATTTCTCTGTGCGTCTTCAGAAACTGAGGTTAGAAGAAGGTGCAAATGAAGGGACAGGAAATCCATCCAAGGGTAGACTAGTGGAGCCGCTGATTGCCACCATCACTATCTTGGACGATGACCACGCCGGCATCTTCACCTTTGGTCAGCGGGTGCTGCGGGTGAGTGAGAGCACGGGCATGCTGACGGTGACGGTGGTGAGGAACTCAGGCTCCAGGGGCACTGTAGCTGTGCCATACCATACAGAGGATGGCAGTGCCAAGGCGGGGGTGGACTATGAGGAGACCGGAGGGGAGCTGGAATTCACCAATGAACAAACCAG TAAGACGTTACAAGTGCGCATCATAAATGTGGAAGAATATGAAAAGCAGGAAACCTTCTTTGTTGTGCTTGAGGATCCCAAATGGCTGAAGCGAGGACTCTCTG CGTTGTTGTTAAACCAAG GAAACCCTagccctgaggaggaggaggccaggaGGATCTCTGAGATGGGTAAACCCATTTTAGGAGAGCACAGCAGGCTGGAGGTGATCATAGAGGAGTCCTGCGAGTTCaag AACACTGTGGACAAGCTCCTGAAGGACACTAACCTGGCTGTAGTGATTGGCACTCATTCATGGAGAGAGCAGTTCATTGAAGCAGTCACAGTCAGTGCAG gtgatgaagatgagggacAAGAGCAGCGAATGCCCAACTGCTTAGACTACTTCGTGCACATAGTGTGCTTATTTTGGAAGGTTGCGTTTGCCTGTATCCCGCCCACCGATATCTGGAATGGCTGGGCGTGCTTCTTAGTATCAATCTCTGTCATTGGTTTCTTGACCGCCTTTATCGGAGACCTGGCCTCCCACTTTGGCTGCACCGTGGGCCTGCGAGACGCTGTCACTGCAGTGGTCTTTGTGGCATTGGGGACTTCACTTCCTG aTACGTTTGCCAGTAAAGTGGCTGCCACTCAGGACCAGTATGCAGATGCATCAGTGGGAAATGTGACTGGAAGCAATgcagttaatgtgtttttgggTATTGGGGTGGCCTGGTCTGTGGCTGCTGTGTATTGGGAAGTCAAAGGTAAGGTCTTCCGTGTGGACCCTGGCTCGTTGGCCTTCTCCGTCACACTCTTCACCATTTTTGCCTTCTTCACTATGGGAGTGTTGATGATTCGCCGGAGGCCGTCCATTGGCGGCGAACTGGGAGGCCCACGGATCCCTAAAATCATCACCACACTGCTTTTGTTTGGACTCTGGTTCCTCTACATCCTCTTCTCCAGCTTGGAGGCCTATTGCCATATACAAGGCTTCTGA
- the slc8a2a gene encoding sodium/calcium exchanger 2a isoform X4, whose product MGRLPVHLSPPILLLLLLLLAHPSTPFRPQVLERASSPDDEPQPTGNSTVSGLKCAGVVVCRPGVLLPVWLPLNPPLGEQAGRAIIYFLCLMYMFLGVSILADRFMASIEVITSQEKEVTITKPNGETTVTTVRIWNETVSNLTLMALGSSAPEILLSVIEVCGHNFDAGELGPGTIVGSAAFNMFVIIGLCVWVIPDGESRKIKHLRVFFITSFWSIFAYVWLYLILAVISPGIVEVWEAAVTLLYFPVCVVLAWIADRRLLFYKYMHKRYRADKRHGIVVEMEGDLEPKGIDMIMDGKLSDRSACPGNSSSVTVSVQTGNELDQSQEEVIRILKDLKEKHPDKDLDQLIEMANYSALVHQKKSRAFYRVQVTRMMIGAGNILRKHAAEHARRTAGQESDKATCSHICFESAQYQCTENCGSLSLGVILEGGTGQNTFYVDYCTENGSANAGADYEFTEGTLVFKPGETRKEIKVSILDDDIFEEDEHFSVRLQKLRLEEGANEGTGNPSKGRLVEPLIATITILDDDHAGIFTFGQRVLRVSESTGMLTVTVVRNSGSRGTVAVPYHTEDGSAKAGVDYEETGGELEFTNEQTSKTLQVRIINVEEYEKQETFFVVLEDPKWLKRGLSGNPSPEEEEARRISEMGKPILGEHSRLEVIIEESCEFKNTVDKLLKDTNLAVVIGTHSWREQFIEAVTVSAGDEDEGQEQRMPNCLDYFVHIVCLFWKVAFACIPPTDIWNGWACFLVSISVIGFLTAFIGDLASHFGCTVGLRDAVTAVVFVALGTSLPDTFASKVAATQDQYADASVGNVTGSNAVNVFLGIGVAWSVAAVYWEVKGKVFRVDPGSLAFSVTLFTIFAFFTMGVLMIRRRPSIGGELGGPRIPKIITTLLLFGLWFLYILFSSLEAYCHIQGF is encoded by the exons ATGGGACGCCTTCCAGTTCACCTCTCCccacccatcctcctcctcctcttgctcctcctGGCCCACCCCAGCACTCCCTTCAGGCCACAGGTTTTGGAGCGGGCATCTAGCCCTGATGATGAGCCTCAGCCCACAGGCAACTCTACGGTATCTGGGCTCAAGTGTGCAGGCGTCGTAGTGTGTAGACCTGGTGTCCTGCTGCCGGTATGGCTGCCGCTCAACCCTCCACTGGGGGAGCAAGCGGGGAGGGCTATCATCTACTTCCTCTGTCTCATGTACATGTTTCTGGGTGTGTCCATCTTGGCAGACCGCTTCATGGCATCCATAGAGGTCATCACCTCTCAG gagaaggaggtgaCCATCACCAAACCTAATGGTGAAACGACAGTGACAACTGTGAGGATCTGGAATGAGACTGTGTCCAACCTCACACTCATGGCCCTGGGCTCCTCTGCACCTGAGATCCTGCTCTCGGTCATTGAG GTGTGTGGGCACAACTTTGATGCAGGCGAGCTCGGCCCGGGCACCATAGTGGGCAGCGCTGCCTTCAATATGTTTGTGATaattggtctgtgtgtgtgggtgatcCCTGACGGAGAGTCTCGCAAGATCAAACACCTGCGCGTGTTTTTTATTACGTCTTTCTGGAGTATTTTCGCCTACGTTTGGCTCTACCTCATACTGGCTGTCATCTCACCAGGGATTGTAGAG GTGTGGGAGGCCGCAGTGACGCTGCTTTACTTTCCGGTGTGTGTGGTCTTGGCTTGGATTGCTGACCGTCGCCTACTATTCTACAAATACATGCATAAGCGTTACCGCGCTGACAAGCGGCATGGCATTGTTGTGGAAATGGAGGGTGACCTCGAGCCCAAAGGCATTGACATGATCATGGATGGAAAGTTGTCGGACAGAAGCGCATGCCCTGGAAACTCCTCCAGTGTGACGGTCTCTGTGCAGACAGGCAATGAACTAGACCAGAGCCAAGAGGAG GTGATTCGCATCCTTAAAGACCTGAAGGAGAAACATCCAGACAAAGACTTGGACCAGCTGATTGAAATGGCCAACTACTCTGCCCTGGTCCACCAGAAGAAGAGCCGCGCCTTCTACCGTGTCCAGGTGACACGCATGATGATCGGTGCCGGTAATATATTAAGGAAACATGCTGCTGAGCATGCACGCCGCACGGCAGGCCAGGAGTCCGACAAGGCCACATGCTCGCACATCTGCTTCGAAAGTGCCCAGTACCAGTGCACTGAGAACTGTGGCTCTCTGAGCCTGGGGGTGATCCTGGAGGGGGGCACAGGTCAGAACACTTTCTATGTGGACTACTGTACAGAAAATGGCTCCGCCAACGCTGGGGCGGACTACGAATTCACTGAGGGAACCCTGGTGTTTAAGCCAGGGGAGACACGCAAAGAGATCAAG GTCAGCATCTTGGACGATGACATCTTTGAGGAGGATGAGCATTTCTCTGTGCGTCTTCAGAAACTGAGGTTAGAAGAAGGTGCAAATGAAGGGACAGGAAATCCATCCAAGGGTAGACTAGTGGAGCCGCTGATTGCCACCATCACTATCTTGGACGATGACCACGCCGGCATCTTCACCTTTGGTCAGCGGGTGCTGCGGGTGAGTGAGAGCACGGGCATGCTGACGGTGACGGTGGTGAGGAACTCAGGCTCCAGGGGCACTGTAGCTGTGCCATACCATACAGAGGATGGCAGTGCCAAGGCGGGGGTGGACTATGAGGAGACCGGAGGGGAGCTGGAATTCACCAATGAACAAACCAG TAAGACGTTACAAGTGCGCATCATAAATGTGGAAGAATATGAAAAGCAGGAAACCTTCTTTGTTGTGCTTGAGGATCCCAAATGGCTGAAGCGAGGACTCTCTG GAAACCCTagccctgaggaggaggaggccaggaGGATCTCTGAGATGGGTAAACCCATTTTAGGAGAGCACAGCAGGCTGGAGGTGATCATAGAGGAGTCCTGCGAGTTCaag AACACTGTGGACAAGCTCCTGAAGGACACTAACCTGGCTGTAGTGATTGGCACTCATTCATGGAGAGAGCAGTTCATTGAAGCAGTCACAGTCAGTGCAG gtgatgaagatgagggacAAGAGCAGCGAATGCCCAACTGCTTAGACTACTTCGTGCACATAGTGTGCTTATTTTGGAAGGTTGCGTTTGCCTGTATCCCGCCCACCGATATCTGGAATGGCTGGGCGTGCTTCTTAGTATCAATCTCTGTCATTGGTTTCTTGACCGCCTTTATCGGAGACCTGGCCTCCCACTTTGGCTGCACCGTGGGCCTGCGAGACGCTGTCACTGCAGTGGTCTTTGTGGCATTGGGGACTTCACTTCCTG aTACGTTTGCCAGTAAAGTGGCTGCCACTCAGGACCAGTATGCAGATGCATCAGTGGGAAATGTGACTGGAAGCAATgcagttaatgtgtttttgggTATTGGGGTGGCCTGGTCTGTGGCTGCTGTGTATTGGGAAGTCAAAGGTAAGGTCTTCCGTGTGGACCCTGGCTCGTTGGCCTTCTCCGTCACACTCTTCACCATTTTTGCCTTCTTCACTATGGGAGTGTTGATGATTCGCCGGAGGCCGTCCATTGGCGGCGAACTGGGAGGCCCACGGATCCCTAAAATCATCACCACACTGCTTTTGTTTGGACTCTGGTTCCTCTACATCCTCTTCTCCAGCTTGGAGGCCTATTGCCATATACAAGGCTTCTGA